In Salinarimonas sp., a genomic segment contains:
- a CDS encoding glycosyltransferase family 2 protein, whose protein sequence is MQGTGDGAPEGGAAKGEGLPLDIAFLAGRGIASGDLRRAARRARETGEPAATALLANGWCAPETFYSALADEIGAAYLGRVAVAAGTRPVTALDVGMAPLEPCPGLPRFVAAPRGAAIAALLAQGRGAAGTLALTTPDALREAVFARCGPEIAKEAADGLARTAPHLSCRGGASRAQGAIALGVAVVALVAGLAVDGAFAWAALAASLVFLALSWLRLAACAIRVSTKPRRSPPRAPDSTLPTYTLLVPLRDEAKMARQLCDNILRLDYPREKLDIKLLVEADDPGTGAALRALRLPSCFEILTVPPGAPATKPRALNAALPLARDELTVVYDAEDAPEPDQLRLAAAAFAAAGPDLACLQARLSIRERADSTLTILFKLEYAALFDVVNPGLLALGLPIPLGGTSNHFRTAALRRLGGWDAWNVTEDADMGLRIAALGMRTADLPSTTWEEAPPRLSVWLRQRSRWMKGYMQTMITHTRDPLGAARRLGLARLCATWLFVGGTVASALLFPLSLAALVVTMLGLPIAGLDLTPLEHVRDPVVLVAATLATTTFGFGFLGAVAVVVEGLRRRRRLDLLRLVPLLPVYFFGVSVGAWRGLFDLLHRPHHWHKTAHGLAPAPKRRRGARKGDARKGDAPGKMPAE, encoded by the coding sequence ATGCAGGGAACGGGGGACGGGGCGCCGGAGGGCGGCGCCGCGAAGGGGGAGGGCTTGCCGCTGGACATCGCCTTTCTCGCCGGACGCGGGATCGCGTCCGGCGATCTGCGCCGGGCGGCGCGGCGGGCGCGGGAGACGGGCGAGCCGGCGGCGACGGCGCTCCTCGCCAACGGCTGGTGCGCGCCGGAGACCTTCTACAGCGCGCTCGCGGACGAGATCGGCGCCGCCTATCTCGGCCGTGTCGCGGTCGCGGCGGGCACGCGGCCGGTCACGGCGCTCGACGTCGGCATGGCGCCGCTCGAGCCCTGTCCCGGCCTGCCGCGCTTCGTCGCCGCCCCGCGCGGGGCGGCGATCGCCGCGCTGCTGGCCCAGGGCCGCGGCGCCGCCGGGACGCTGGCGCTGACGACGCCCGACGCCCTGCGCGAGGCGGTGTTCGCCCGCTGCGGGCCCGAGATCGCGAAGGAGGCCGCCGACGGGCTCGCCCGCACCGCGCCGCATCTCTCCTGCCGCGGCGGGGCGAGCCGCGCGCAGGGCGCGATCGCCCTCGGCGTCGCCGTCGTGGCGCTCGTCGCCGGTCTCGCCGTCGACGGCGCTTTCGCCTGGGCGGCGCTCGCGGCCTCGCTCGTCTTTCTCGCCCTGTCCTGGCTGCGCCTCGCCGCCTGCGCGATCCGCGTGAGCACGAAGCCCCGCCGATCGCCGCCCCGCGCGCCCGATTCCACGCTGCCGACCTATACGCTCCTCGTGCCCCTGCGCGACGAGGCGAAGATGGCCCGGCAGCTCTGCGACAACATCCTGCGGCTCGACTATCCGCGCGAGAAGCTCGACATCAAGCTCCTGGTCGAGGCCGACGATCCCGGCACAGGCGCCGCCCTGCGGGCCCTGCGCCTGCCGTCCTGCTTCGAGATCCTCACCGTTCCGCCCGGCGCGCCGGCGACGAAGCCCCGCGCGCTCAACGCCGCCCTGCCGCTCGCGCGCGACGAGCTCACCGTCGTCTACGACGCGGAGGACGCGCCGGAGCCCGACCAGCTGCGCCTCGCCGCCGCCGCCTTCGCCGCCGCGGGGCCCGACCTCGCCTGCCTGCAGGCGCGGCTGTCCATCCGGGAACGCGCGGACAGCACGCTGACGATCCTGTTCAAGCTCGAATACGCGGCCCTGTTCGACGTGGTGAATCCCGGCCTCCTCGCGCTCGGCCTGCCGATCCCGCTCGGCGGCACCTCCAACCATTTCCGCACCGCGGCCCTGCGCCGCCTCGGCGGCTGGGACGCGTGGAACGTCACCGAGGACGCCGACATGGGCCTGCGCATCGCCGCGCTCGGGATGCGCACGGCCGACCTGCCCTCCACAACCTGGGAGGAGGCGCCGCCCAGGCTCTCCGTGTGGTTGCGCCAGCGCTCCCGCTGGATGAAGGGCTACATGCAGACGATGATCACCCATACCCGCGACCCGCTGGGCGCCGCGCGGCGGCTCGGGCTCGCGCGGCTTTGCGCCACCTGGCTCTTCGTCGGCGGCACGGTGGCCTCGGCGCTGCTCTTCCCGCTGAGCCTCGCGGCCCTCGTCGTGACGATGCTCGGCCTGCCGATCGCGGGGCTCGACCTCACGCCGCTGGAGCACGTCCGCGACCCGGTCGTGCTGGTGGCGGCGACCCTGGCGACGACGACGTTCGGGTTCGGCTTCCTCGGCGCGGTCGCGGTCGTCGTCGAGGGCCTGCGCCGGCGCCGCCGCCTCGACCTGCTCCGGCTCGTGCCGCTGCTCCCGGTCTACTTCTTCGGCGTCAGCGTCGGCGCCTGGCGCGGCCTCTTCGACCTCCTGCACCGCCCCCACCACTGGCACAAGACCGCCCACGGCCTCGCCCCCGCCCCGAAACGACGCCGCGGCGCACGAAAGGGCGATGCGCGAAAGGGCGATGCTCCGGGGAAGATGCCGGCGGAGTAG
- a CDS encoding helix-turn-helix transcriptional regulator, with protein sequence MLKLLVEERNAVPLTQTQLSEVLPFPQPVISKIERGERRLDVIELRMFCTAIGMTLPDFVRKLEERLERLPAQEDASA encoded by the coding sequence ATGCTGAAGCTTCTGGTCGAGGAGCGGAACGCCGTGCCCTTGACCCAGACCCAGCTGTCGGAGGTGTTGCCGTTTCCCCAGCCGGTGATCAGCAAGATCGAACGCGGCGAGCGCCGCCTCGACGTGATCGAGCTGCGCATGTTCTGCACGGCGATCGGGATGACCTTGCCGGATTTCGTGCGGAAGCTGGAGGAGAGGCTGGAGCGGTTGCCCGCTCAGGAGGACGCAAGCGCGTGA
- a CDS encoding DUF3800 domain-containing protein produces the protein MSFSMYRLYVDEVGTDDMGAVENDDHRYLSLTGVAMTLEAARDDLGPKFNWVKSTIFEHDPDNPIIFHRRKIVQRKESFGALNDLRKADLFDRAMMKIIRQCDYTVITAIIDKLDASKRERWREKHPYHYLMQILVEKFARFLVRKDSFGDIMPEGRKGKKDAALQEAYETVRTQGNYYFPPEQICYRIPSQKLKFRYKQDNVAGLQLADLLAHPSHMYIRSTRGHPVSLGRYARQVATVLVQSKYDRSTTGKIHGYGIKFLP, from the coding sequence GTGAGCTTTTCGATGTATCGGCTGTATGTTGATGAAGTTGGCACCGACGACATGGGTGCCGTCGAGAACGATGATCACCGTTATCTGAGCCTCACTGGCGTGGCTATGACACTCGAGGCCGCCAGGGATGACCTCGGCCCGAAATTCAATTGGGTCAAAAGCACGATCTTTGAGCATGACCCTGACAATCCGATCATCTTTCACCGCCGCAAAATCGTTCAGCGAAAAGAAAGCTTCGGCGCTTTGAACGACTTGAGAAAGGCAGATCTATTCGACCGCGCGATGATGAAAATTATTCGTCAGTGCGATTACACGGTTATCACGGCAATAATAGACAAATTGGATGCATCCAAAAGAGAAAGATGGAGAGAGAAGCATCCCTATCACTACTTAATGCAGATTCTTGTAGAGAAATTTGCCCGTTTTTTGGTTAGAAAAGACAGTTTTGGAGATATTATGCCAGAGGGTCGAAAGGGCAAGAAAGACGCAGCGCTTCAGGAGGCTTATGAGACCGTAAGAACTCAAGGGAACTATTATTTTCCTCCGGAACAAATATGCTATCGAATTCCGTCCCAAAAACTAAAATTCCGATATAAGCAAGACAATGTCGCCGGACTTCAGCTAGCTGACCTCTTAGCCCATCCGAGCCACATGTACATCCGCTCCACCCGTGGCCACCCGGTCTCCCTTGGCAGATACGCAAGACAGGTAGCAACAGTCCTCGTCCAAAGCAAATACGACAGATCAACCACCGGTAAGATACACGGATACGGTATCAAGTTCCTGCCTTGA
- a CDS encoding transporter substrate-binding domain-containing protein, whose product MPHPAGRVLAGLVLLALAALPAAGQEAPPVEPPASPIAPVLEPAAPSPTTPSPATPSPATPPSPDLGLPEPVIPNFWDPRAPREAPEILPGRTVRFLTSGDFPPMHFIGADGAPTGFVVELARAACAEAGVTCTIQVRPFPGLLPALDGGDGDALAAAIRTTGDLRERHAATAPFFRFPARLAVARADAADFALDDVADARVAVVSGTAHEAYVATFWPEAERVAFETLGAAQEALREGAVDLLFADGLALALWIGGRASEECCTFASGPFLDSRFFGEGVGFVFRPADLRLAQAFDAALARLWEEGTYAEIYLRFFPVSPF is encoded by the coding sequence GTGCCTCATCCCGCCGGCCGCGTCCTCGCCGGGCTCGTGCTCCTCGCCCTCGCCGCCCTGCCCGCCGCCGGGCAGGAGGCGCCGCCCGTCGAGCCGCCCGCCTCCCCCATCGCGCCCGTGCTCGAGCCGGCGGCGCCCTCTCCCACCACGCCCTCCCCCGCGACGCCGTCTCCCGCGACGCCCCCCTCCCCCGATCTCGGCCTGCCCGAGCCGGTGATCCCGAACTTCTGGGATCCGCGGGCGCCGCGGGAGGCGCCCGAGATCCTGCCGGGGCGGACGGTGCGGTTCCTGACGAGCGGGGACTTCCCGCCCATGCACTTCATCGGCGCGGACGGGGCGCCCACCGGCTTCGTGGTGGAATTGGCCCGGGCGGCCTGCGCGGAGGCGGGCGTGACCTGCACCATCCAGGTGCGGCCCTTCCCCGGCCTCCTGCCCGCCCTCGATGGCGGCGACGGCGACGCGCTCGCCGCCGCGATCCGCACCACCGGGGACCTGCGCGAGCGCCACGCGGCGACCGCCCCCTTCTTCCGCTTTCCCGCCCGCCTCGCCGTGGCCCGGGCCGACGCGGCCGATTTCGCGCTCGACGACGTCGCGGACGCGCGCGTGGCGGTCGTCTCCGGCACGGCGCACGAGGCCTATGTCGCGACCTTCTGGCCGGAGGCCGAGCGGGTTGCGTTCGAGACGCTCGGCGCGGCGCAGGAGGCCCTGCGGGAGGGCGCGGTCGACCTCCTCTTCGCCGACGGGCTGGCGCTCGCTTTGTGGATCGGCGGGCGGGCGTCGGAGGAATGCTGCACCTTCGCGTCCGGCCCCTTCCTCGACAGCCGCTTCTTCGGCGAGGGCGTCGGCTTCGTCTTCCGCCCCGCCGACCTGCGCCTCGCCCAGGCCTTCGACGCGGCGCTGGCGCGGCTGTGGGAAGAGGGCACCTATGCGGAGATCTATCTGCGGTTCTTCCCGGTGAGCCCGTTCTGA
- a CDS encoding TRAP transporter permease yields MTERAKTADEARDDLIVAEGVDEEPIESNRRLYTGRLYYVIATLATIYAGFHLAALNGLSISDWTGIRIPFLPTFPMETWNFRIVHVAGALALGFLLFAGGAFAEERRGETRVLEYMGWALLLPALFALGVAISFAVQIAGGVMWNGLDAGIKFRETWLFGAPLLFATVGCIVLSWFHKRERARFTALDVVLAVCGFAVAAYLITIYGTLMRNSTGTPFAPIGISLAAVAGTLLIMELTRRVAGLALVIISAVFLAYVFAGPYLPGFLEAPAITWQRFFSQVYTDAGILGPTTAVSSTYIILFIIFAAFLQASKVGDYFVNFAFAVAGRARGGPAKVAIFASGLMGMINGTSAGNVVATGSLTIPLMKKVGYHKKTAGAVEAAASTGGQIMPPIMGAGAFIMAEITGIPYTEIAIAAVIPAILYFVSIYFMVDFEAAKLGMRGMRDDEIPTFRSMVKRVYLFVPIIILIVALFMGYSVIRAGTLAIVSAAVVSWLTPNRMGPRAIVKALELAGVMSIQIIAVCACAGIIVGVISLTGVGARFSNLLLGLAEASQLLAMVFAMLISILLGMGMPTTAAYAVAASVVAPGLVELGIPMLTAHFFVFYFAVVSAITPPVALASYAAAGISGANAMETSVASFKIGIAAFIVPFMFFYNNALLMDGTTLEIGRALVTAVVGVFLLSSAVQGWFLGGRSPWYMRVLLAVAALFMIEGGLVTDAIGVGLAAAIFFVQKTFSPRADAPAAVPVRGAD; encoded by the coding sequence ATGACCGAGCGCGCGAAGACGGCGGACGAGGCCCGCGACGACCTGATCGTCGCGGAGGGCGTCGACGAGGAGCCGATCGAGTCGAACCGCCGCCTCTATACCGGCCGGCTCTACTACGTCATCGCGACCCTCGCGACGATCTATGCCGGCTTCCACCTCGCCGCGCTCAACGGCCTGTCGATCTCGGACTGGACCGGGATCCGCATCCCCTTCCTCCCCACCTTCCCTATGGAGACCTGGAACTTCCGCATCGTCCACGTCGCCGGCGCGCTGGCGCTCGGCTTCCTGCTCTTCGCCGGCGGCGCCTTCGCCGAGGAGCGCCGCGGGGAGACCCGGGTGCTCGAATACATGGGCTGGGCGCTGCTGCTGCCGGCCCTGTTCGCGCTCGGCGTCGCGATCTCCTTCGCCGTCCAGATCGCCGGCGGCGTGATGTGGAACGGCCTCGACGCCGGCATCAAGTTCCGCGAGACTTGGCTCTTCGGCGCGCCGCTGCTCTTCGCGACGGTCGGCTGCATCGTGCTCTCGTGGTTCCACAAGCGCGAGCGCGCGCGCTTCACCGCGCTCGACGTGGTGCTCGCCGTCTGCGGCTTCGCGGTGGCCGCCTATCTCATCACCATCTACGGCACGCTGATGCGCAACTCGACCGGCACGCCCTTCGCGCCGATCGGGATCTCGCTCGCGGCGGTGGCCGGCACGCTCTTGATCATGGAGCTCACCCGCCGCGTGGCCGGTCTCGCGCTCGTGATCATCTCGGCCGTGTTCCTGGCCTACGTCTTCGCCGGGCCCTACCTGCCGGGCTTCCTGGAGGCGCCGGCCATCACCTGGCAGCGCTTCTTCTCGCAGGTCTACACCGACGCCGGCATCCTCGGCCCGACGACGGCGGTGTCGTCCACCTACATCATCCTGTTCATCATCTTCGCGGCCTTCCTCCAGGCCTCGAAGGTGGGCGACTACTTCGTCAACTTCGCCTTCGCGGTGGCGGGCCGCGCGCGGGGCGGGCCGGCCAAGGTCGCGATCTTCGCATCCGGCCTGATGGGCATGATCAACGGCACCTCGGCCGGCAACGTCGTGGCGACGGGCTCGCTCACCATCCCGCTGATGAAGAAGGTCGGCTACCACAAGAAGACCGCCGGCGCGGTGGAGGCCGCGGCCTCCACGGGCGGGCAGATCATGCCGCCGATCATGGGCGCCGGCGCCTTCATCATGGCCGAGATCACCGGCATCCCCTACACCGAGATCGCCATCGCCGCCGTGATCCCGGCGATCCTCTACTTCGTCTCGATCTACTTCATGGTGGATTTCGAGGCGGCGAAGCTCGGCATGCGCGGCATGCGCGACGACGAGATCCCGACCTTCCGCTCGATGGTGAAGCGGGTCTACCTCTTCGTCCCGATCATCATCCTGATCGTGGCCCTGTTCATGGGCTATTCGGTGATCCGCGCCGGCACCCTCGCCATCGTCTCGGCGGCCGTGGTGAGCTGGCTCACGCCCAACCGCATGGGGCCGCGCGCTATCGTCAAGGCGCTCGAGCTCGCGGGCGTGATGTCGATCCAGATCATCGCGGTCTGCGCCTGCGCCGGCATCATCGTCGGCGTGATCTCGCTCACCGGGGTGGGCGCGCGCTTCTCGAACCTGCTGCTCGGGCTGGCGGAGGCCTCGCAGCTCCTCGCCATGGTCTTCGCCATGCTGATCTCGATCCTGCTCGGCATGGGCATGCCCACCACGGCGGCCTACGCGGTGGCGGCGTCGGTCGTGGCGCCGGGCCTCGTCGAGCTCGGCATCCCGATGCTGACGGCGCATTTCTTCGTGTTCTACTTCGCCGTCGTCTCGGCGATCACGCCGCCGGTGGCGCTCGCCTCCTACGCGGCGGCGGGCATCTCGGGCGCGAACGCCATGGAGACCTCCGTCGCCTCCTTCAAGATCGGCATCGCGGCCTTCATCGTGCCGTTCATGTTCTTCTACAACAACGCGCTCCTGATGGACGGCACCACGCTCGAGATCGGCCGGGCGCTGGTCACGGCGGTGGTGGGCGTGTTCCTGCTCTCGTCGGCCGTGCAGGGCTGGTTCCTCGGCGGCCGCTCGCCCTGGTACATGCGCGTGCTGCTCGCGGTGGCGGCCCTGTTCATGATCGAGGGCGGCCTCGTGACCGACGCCATCGGGGTGGGCCTCGCGGCGGCGATCTTCTTCGTCCAGAAGACCTTCAGCCCCCGCGCGGACGCCCCGGCGGCCGTACCGGTGCGCGGGGCGGATTGA
- a CDS encoding TAXI family TRAP transporter solute-binding subunit has translation MKLSHLVCSAAALALTAGVAAAQEDRSDWPSSFTVGTASQGGTYFAYGSGWANLVADELGISGGGEVTGGPMQNMALVHTGEAAFGMTTMGPARESLEGSNPIAPGLQMDNVCAIFPMYQTPFSITALSSSGISSIDEIPDGARIGFGPAGSTSDTYFPQMLETLGVNFERRNGGWSDLGGQLQDGLLDVIAFAAGVPVPAVSQLEVQTDVNIIEFTEEEQARIIEAFPVSQFQIAADTYTTLEEPARSVSMWNFAIANCDLPASFVKAVVDVVMSDNERMVNIHRAARSTTVDNWDKNNVLPWHPGAAEWFNENGASISDDMIHGG, from the coding sequence ATGAAGCTGTCTCATCTCGTCTGCTCGGCCGCGGCGCTCGCGCTGACGGCCGGCGTCGCCGCCGCGCAGGAAGACCGCAGCGACTGGCCCTCGAGCTTCACCGTCGGCACCGCCTCGCAGGGCGGCACCTATTTCGCCTACGGGTCCGGCTGGGCCAACCTGGTGGCCGACGAGCTCGGCATCTCCGGCGGCGGCGAGGTCACCGGCGGCCCGATGCAGAACATGGCGCTCGTCCATACCGGCGAGGCCGCCTTCGGCATGACCACGATGGGCCCCGCCCGCGAGTCGCTCGAGGGCTCGAACCCGATCGCGCCGGGCCTGCAGATGGACAACGTCTGCGCCATCTTCCCGATGTACCAGACGCCGTTCTCGATCACGGCGCTCTCGTCCTCCGGGATCAGCTCGATCGACGAGATCCCGGACGGCGCCCGCATCGGCTTCGGCCCGGCGGGCTCGACCTCGGACACCTACTTCCCGCAGATGCTGGAGACGCTCGGCGTGAACTTCGAGCGCCGCAACGGCGGCTGGTCGGATCTCGGCGGGCAGCTCCAGGACGGGCTCCTCGACGTCATCGCCTTCGCGGCCGGCGTGCCGGTCCCGGCGGTGAGCCAGCTCGAGGTCCAGACCGACGTGAACATCATCGAGTTCACCGAGGAGGAGCAGGCTCGGATCATCGAGGCCTTCCCGGTCTCGCAGTTCCAGATCGCGGCGGACACCTACACCACGCTCGAGGAGCCGGCCCGTTCGGTCTCGATGTGGAACTTCGCGATCGCCAATTGCGACCTGCCGGCGAGCTTCGTGAAGGCCGTCGTCGACGTCGTGATGTCGGACAACGAGCGCATGGTGAACATCCACCGCGCCGCCCGCTCCACCACGGTCGACAACTGGGACAAGAACAACGTCCTGCCCTGGCATCCGGGCGCGGCCGAGTGGTTCAACGAGAACGGCGCCTCGATCTCGGACGACATGATCCACGGCGGCTGA
- a CDS encoding CGNR zinc finger domain-containing protein: MNDDAQAPRSLDHPAGDPMHVGASAADALVLDFANSETGHTRPGRPARDALGDAFATLAWLRDHGALEDARFRALTGVAAADPGAADVFETRTRRLRAAIVGVLRAAVDETAPAEADLAALGAAADAARAAEVLAWDPQAGRAVRRPAVSDDLAAALWPVARAAEGLVSAERLVRVKRCASSTCDWFFLDTSKNRSRRWCRMEVCGNREKGRRRMGRARAQIATQ, translated from the coding sequence ATGAACGACGACGCCCAAGCCCCCCGATCCCTCGATCACCCCGCCGGCGATCCCATGCATGTCGGCGCGAGCGCCGCCGACGCCCTCGTCCTGGACTTCGCCAACAGCGAGACCGGCCACACGCGCCCGGGCAGGCCCGCGCGGGATGCGCTCGGCGACGCCTTCGCCACGCTCGCCTGGCTGCGCGACCACGGCGCCCTCGAGGACGCGCGCTTCCGCGCACTGACCGGTGTCGCCGCCGCCGACCCGGGGGCGGCGGACGTCTTCGAGACGCGTACCCGGCGCCTGCGGGCCGCGATCGTCGGCGTGCTGCGTGCGGCGGTCGACGAGACGGCGCCCGCCGAGGCCGATCTCGCGGCGCTGGGCGCGGCGGCGGATGCGGCGCGCGCCGCCGAGGTTCTCGCCTGGGACCCGCAGGCGGGCCGCGCCGTGCGCCGACCCGCGGTCTCGGACGATCTCGCCGCGGCGCTCTGGCCCGTGGCCCGCGCCGCGGAGGGGCTCGTGAGCGCCGAGCGTCTCGTGCGGGTGAAACGCTGCGCCTCGTCCACCTGCGACTGGTTCTTCCTCGACACGTCCAAGAACCGCTCGCGCCGTTGGTGCCGGATGGAGGTGTGCGGCAACCGCGAGAAGGGCCGCCGACGGATGGGGCGCGCTCGTGCACAGATCGCAACGCAATAG
- a CDS encoding MFS transporter, which yields MAVPTTPDAARGAVAAALLTALLTSFIAATYGFGIYLFAQLVPDMRADLGFDLKAAGLAVATGQLGFLIFALGGAWAAARIGGTQVAIGSVALCAACLLLVPAAPDVLALGLLLGILGGLAASVYVPMVEIVSRAIPYRHRGKALGLISSGTSYGVFVNSLLVPYFVLNNDWRGVWIVVGLGTAALALAGAIAFRRMGLFAREPAPAPSVVSTLPKAGLRALLAPWILIVWVVSFLNGVCVLPFQTFLSPYLREELGYPVAFAASVWGVIGVIGMVSGFVVGWASDRTGVRLALGVTYACVLAAAALLALAPSQPSALAAGTLYALAFCPIFGLVPAYVAKTASGAQATLVFGVANVALGLGGMAGNAAFGALAEAAGGFAPIYLAIAALSAVLALLAALLPPEGAPTRTPAPGADAAPCGS from the coding sequence ATGGCCGTCCCGACCACCCCCGATGCCGCGCGCGGCGCCGTCGCCGCCGCACTGCTCACGGCGCTGCTCACGAGCTTCATCGCCGCGACCTACGGCTTCGGCATCTACCTGTTCGCCCAGCTCGTGCCCGACATGCGGGCCGATCTCGGCTTCGACCTGAAGGCGGCGGGGCTCGCGGTCGCCACGGGGCAGCTGGGCTTCCTGATCTTCGCGCTCGGCGGGGCCTGGGCCGCGGCGCGCATCGGCGGAACGCAGGTCGCGATCGGCTCGGTGGCGCTGTGCGCCGCATGCCTCCTGCTTGTTCCGGCGGCGCCGGACGTGCTGGCGCTCGGGCTTCTCCTCGGCATTCTCGGCGGCCTGGCGGCCTCGGTCTACGTGCCGATGGTGGAGATCGTGTCGCGGGCGATCCCGTATCGCCACCGCGGAAAGGCGCTCGGCCTAATATCCAGCGGCACGAGCTACGGCGTGTTCGTCAACAGCCTGCTCGTGCCGTATTTCGTGCTGAACAATGATTGGCGCGGCGTCTGGATCGTGGTGGGCCTCGGCACGGCGGCGCTCGCGCTCGCCGGGGCGATCGCCTTTCGGCGCATGGGCCTGTTCGCGCGCGAGCCCGCCCCGGCGCCGAGCGTCGTCTCGACGTTACCGAAGGCCGGCCTGCGCGCGCTGCTCGCGCCCTGGATCCTGATCGTCTGGGTCGTCTCCTTCCTGAACGGCGTCTGCGTCCTGCCCTTCCAGACCTTCCTTTCGCCCTACCTGCGCGAGGAGCTCGGATACCCGGTCGCCTTCGCGGCGTCGGTCTGGGGCGTCATCGGCGTGATCGGGATGGTCTCGGGCTTCGTCGTCGGCTGGGCCTCGGACCGCACCGGCGTGCGCCTGGCGCTCGGCGTCACATACGCCTGCGTCCTCGCGGCGGCCGCCCTCCTCGCGCTCGCGCCGAGCCAGCCCTCGGCGCTCGCCGCCGGAACCCTCTACGCGCTCGCCTTCTGCCCGATCTTCGGCCTCGTCCCGGCCTACGTGGCGAAGACCGCGAGCGGGGCGCAGGCGACCCTCGTCTTCGGCGTCGCCAACGTCGCCCTCGGTCTCGGCGGCATGGCGGGCAACGCGGCCTTCGGCGCGCTCGCCGAGGCGGCGGGCGGCTTCGCGCCGATCTACCTCGCCATCGCGGCGCTCTCGGCCGTGCTCGCGCTTCTCGCCGCGCTGCTGCCGCCGGAAGGCGCGCCGACCAGGACGCCGGCGCCCGGCGCCGACGCCGCGCCCTGCGGCTCGTGA